A single genomic interval of Stenotrophomonas sp. ZAC14D1_NAIMI4_1 harbors:
- a CDS encoding YbjQ family protein, with translation MADPYKSGIPSPPALRFEDSLVTTAFELPGYRVARSLGVVRGITVRSRSIVGNFLGGIQTLFGGNITIYTELCEQAREETYRDMVKHARQLGANAIIGMRYDATDVMTGLTEVLCYGTAVVVEPLR, from the coding sequence ATGGCAGACCCCTACAAAAGTGGCATCCCCTCCCCTCCGGCCCTGCGCTTCGAGGATTCCCTGGTCACCACCGCCTTCGAGCTGCCGGGCTACCGCGTGGCCCGCAGCCTGGGCGTGGTGCGCGGCATCACCGTGCGTTCGCGCTCGATCGTCGGCAATTTCCTTGGCGGGATCCAGACACTCTTCGGCGGCAACATCACCATCTACACCGAACTGTGCGAGCAGGCCCGCGAGGAAACCTACCGCGACATGGTCAAGCACGCGCGGCAGCTGGGCGCCAACGCCATCATCGGCATGCGCTACGACGCCACCGACGTGATGACCGGGCTGACCGAGGTGCTGTGCTATGGCACGGCGGTGGTGGTGGAACCGCTGCGTTGA
- a CDS encoding bifunctional acetate--CoA ligase family protein/GNAT family N-acetyltransferase: MSTYHLQSVFRPQSVAVIGGSPRERSAGRAVMRNLRGTGFPGKVAWINPRHAEIDGIRTVKRLKDLDWVPDLVVITAPAAIVPQVVRTAAERGVQAAIILTAHLGEGPGSLSEQVETVARKHGLRILGPHCLGVIAPHARLNASIAAHFPQAGDLALISESSAIAAALVEWGVARSVGFSAVVSLGDTMDVDFGDLLDYFATDYRTRAILLYVEHIKDARKFMSAARAAARAKPVVVVKSGRAERVQPGSADTHVQALARADDVYGAAFNRAGLLRVSALDELFTAAETLGRLGTFPGRRLAVLSNGGGVGRLAVDQLIALRGTLAQLSDSTVETLDKVLPQGWSRSNPVDIVVDADGDRYAAAIEALLADNENDAVMVVNVPTAFTSSADAAQALTRTLGLRPRHHRDKPVFAVWLGNDDQATATLNAARVPTYPTEAEAVRGFQHLVRYREAQNALMETPPSLPQDFSVDTARARALVEAALSNGQQWLDPLATHDLLKAYGIPSAPVMHARDAHEAMDLAQPLLERGATVALKILSPDIPHKSEVDGVRLNLATLPAVQAAATAILERARQLRPEARIDGLLVQPTIVRPKAREIIVGIADDATFGPVIVVGRGGTAVEVINDKALALPPLDLRLAHELIGQTRASRILKAYGDVPAADERALALALVKLAQLAADIPEVRTLDINPLLVDAKGILALDARVAIAPSRILHKGRGHPRFSVFPYPKEWERTIELSDGGRAFVRPVRPEDDALFRAFFARVSDEDLRLRFFQSVKHFSHEFIARLTQLDYARSIALVAIDPRNGDMLGAVRLHADADYHRGEYGILIRSDLKGHGIGWRLMAIMIEYAKWLGLDVVEGQVLRENSTMLAMCQSLGFKTRLDPDDPTVMMVTLPVQQVDVAAPPPVA, from the coding sequence ATGAGTACCTACCACCTGCAGTCCGTGTTCCGTCCGCAGTCGGTCGCGGTGATCGGCGGCAGTCCGCGCGAGCGCTCCGCCGGCCGTGCGGTGATGCGCAACCTGCGTGGCACCGGCTTTCCCGGCAAGGTGGCGTGGATCAACCCGCGCCACGCCGAGATCGATGGCATCCGCACGGTCAAGCGGCTGAAGGATCTCGATTGGGTGCCCGACCTGGTGGTCATCACCGCGCCGGCGGCAATCGTGCCGCAGGTGGTGCGTACCGCCGCCGAGCGCGGCGTGCAGGCGGCCATCATCCTCACCGCGCACCTCGGCGAGGGCCCGGGCTCGCTGTCCGAACAGGTGGAAACGGTGGCGCGCAAGCACGGCCTGCGCATTCTCGGCCCGCACTGCCTGGGCGTCATCGCGCCGCATGCGCGGCTCAACGCCAGCATCGCCGCGCACTTCCCGCAGGCCGGTGACCTCGCCCTGATCTCCGAATCCTCGGCCATTGCCGCCGCGCTGGTGGAGTGGGGCGTGGCCCGCTCGGTCGGCTTTTCCGCCGTCGTCTCGCTGGGCGACACGATGGACGTCGACTTCGGCGACCTGCTCGACTACTTCGCCACCGACTACCGCACCCGCGCCATCCTGCTCTACGTCGAACACATCAAGGACGCGCGCAAGTTCATGTCGGCCGCGCGTGCCGCCGCCCGTGCCAAGCCCGTGGTGGTGGTGAAATCCGGCCGCGCCGAGCGCGTGCAGCCGGGCAGCGCCGATACCCACGTGCAGGCGCTGGCGCGCGCCGATGATGTCTACGGCGCAGCCTTCAACCGCGCCGGCCTGCTGCGCGTGAGCGCACTGGACGAGTTGTTCACCGCCGCCGAAACCCTGGGCCGCCTCGGGACATTCCCCGGCCGCCGCCTGGCCGTGCTCAGCAATGGCGGTGGCGTTGGCCGCCTGGCGGTGGACCAGCTGATCGCGCTGCGCGGCACCCTGGCGCAGCTGTCCGACAGCACGGTGGAAACGCTGGACAAGGTGCTGCCGCAGGGCTGGTCGCGCAGCAATCCGGTCGACATCGTGGTCGACGCCGACGGCGATCGCTACGCGGCCGCCATCGAAGCCCTGCTGGCCGACAACGAGAACGATGCGGTGATGGTGGTCAACGTGCCCACCGCGTTCACCTCGTCCGCCGATGCCGCGCAGGCGCTGACCCGTACCCTCGGCCTGCGCCCGCGCCACCACCGCGACAAGCCGGTGTTCGCCGTCTGGCTGGGCAACGATGACCAGGCCACGGCCACGCTCAACGCGGCGCGCGTGCCGACCTATCCCACAGAAGCCGAAGCCGTGCGCGGCTTCCAGCACCTGGTGCGTTACCGCGAAGCGCAGAACGCGCTGATGGAAACGCCGCCCAGCCTGCCGCAGGATTTCAGCGTGGACACCGCGCGTGCGCGTGCGCTGGTCGAGGCCGCGCTCAGCAACGGCCAGCAATGGCTGGATCCGCTGGCCACCCACGATCTGCTCAAGGCCTACGGCATTCCCTCCGCGCCGGTGATGCATGCGCGCGATGCGCACGAGGCGATGGACCTGGCGCAGCCGCTGCTGGAGCGCGGTGCCACGGTCGCGCTGAAGATCCTCTCGCCGGACATTCCGCATAAATCCGAAGTGGACGGCGTGCGCCTGAACCTGGCGACGCTGCCGGCGGTGCAGGCTGCGGCCACGGCCATCCTCGAACGCGCGCGCCAGCTGCGCCCGGAAGCACGCATCGACGGCCTGCTGGTGCAGCCGACGATCGTCCGCCCGAAGGCGCGCGAGATCATCGTCGGCATCGCCGATGACGCCACGTTCGGCCCGGTCATCGTGGTCGGCCGCGGTGGCACCGCGGTGGAAGTGATCAACGACAAGGCACTGGCGCTGCCGCCGCTGGACCTGCGCCTGGCCCATGAACTGATCGGCCAGACCCGCGCCTCGCGCATCCTCAAGGCCTATGGCGATGTGCCGGCTGCCGACGAGCGCGCGCTGGCGCTGGCACTGGTGAAGCTGGCGCAGCTGGCCGCCGACATTCCCGAAGTGCGCACGCTGGACATCAACCCGCTGCTGGTGGACGCCAAGGGCATCCTCGCCCTCGATGCGCGCGTGGCCATCGCGCCCTCGCGCATCCTGCACAAGGGCCGTGGCCATCCACGTTTCTCGGTGTTCCCGTACCCGAAGGAGTGGGAGCGCACCATCGAGCTGTCCGACGGTGGCCGTGCCTTCGTGCGCCCGGTGCGGCCGGAGGACGATGCGCTGTTCCGCGCGTTCTTCGCCCGCGTCAGCGACGAGGACCTGCGCCTGCGCTTCTTCCAGTCAGTGAAGCACTTCAGCCACGAGTTCATCGCGCGCCTGACCCAGCTCGACTACGCGCGCTCGATCGCGCTGGTGGCCATCGACCCGCGCAACGGTGACATGCTGGGCGCCGTACGCCTGCATGCCGACGCGGACTACCACCGCGGCGAGTACGGCATCCTGATCCGCTCGGACCTGAAGGGTCACGGTATCGGCTGGCGCCTGATGGCGATCATGATCGAGTACGCGAAGTGGCTGGGGCTGGACGTGGTGGAAGGCCAGGTGCTGCGCGAGAACAGCACCATGCTGGCGATGTGCCAGAGCCTGGGCTTCAAGACCAGGCTGGATCCGGATGACCCGACGGTGATGATGGTGACCCTGCCGGTGCAGCAGGTCGACGTCGCTGCGCCCCCGCCGGTGGCGTGA
- the dkgB gene encoding 2,5-didehydrogluconate reductase DkgB, with the protein MTVPAFGLGTFRLKDQTVIDSVRNALDVGYRAIDTAQIYGNEAEVGQAIAESGVPRDEIYLTTKVWITEFKRDALLASLRTSLEKLRTDHVDLALIHWPSPNDKVDVPMEEYLPALAEAKAQGLTREIGISNFTIAQTRKAIEILGAGAIATNQIEIHPYLQNRLLVKFLQDNGIAITAYMSLAYGEVLKDPVIQAIAGRHQATPAQVALAWALQQGFAVIPSSTKRDNLAGNLEAAAIHLTDEDMAQIAKLDRGQRLANPEGIAPAWD; encoded by the coding sequence ATGACTGTCCCCGCCTTTGGTCTTGGTACCTTTCGCCTCAAAGACCAGACCGTCATCGATTCGGTGCGCAACGCGCTGGACGTCGGCTACCGCGCCATCGACACCGCGCAGATCTACGGCAATGAAGCCGAGGTCGGCCAGGCCATCGCCGAGTCCGGCGTGCCGCGCGACGAGATCTACCTGACCACCAAGGTGTGGATCACCGAGTTCAAGCGCGATGCGCTGCTCGCCAGCCTGCGTACCAGCCTGGAAAAGCTGCGCACCGACCACGTCGACCTGGCCCTGATCCACTGGCCCTCGCCGAATGACAAGGTGGACGTGCCGATGGAGGAATACCTGCCGGCGCTGGCCGAGGCCAAGGCGCAGGGCCTGACCCGCGAGATCGGCATCTCCAACTTCACCATCGCCCAGACCCGCAAGGCGATCGAGATCCTCGGCGCCGGTGCCATCGCCACCAACCAGATCGAGATCCACCCGTACCTGCAGAACCGCCTGCTGGTGAAGTTCCTGCAGGACAACGGCATCGCCATCACCGCCTACATGAGCCTGGCCTACGGCGAAGTGCTGAAGGATCCGGTGATCCAGGCCATTGCCGGCCGCCACCAGGCCACCCCGGCCCAGGTTGCACTGGCCTGGGCGCTGCAGCAGGGCTTTGCGGTCATCCCGTCGTCGACCAAGCGCGACAACCTGGCCGGCAACCTGGAAGCGGCCGCGATCCACCTGACCGACGAAGACATGGCGCAGATCGCCAAGCTCGACCGCGGTCAGCGCCTCGCCAACCCGGAAGGCATCGCCCCGGCCTGGGATTGA
- a CDS encoding alpha/beta hydrolase — translation MTDRIPLLLLPGLLNDAELWRAQLADLADIADCTVGDQTRGETLQAVAEDVLAQAPERFALAGFSLGGFVAQQILRIAPERVLQLALVDTSIHADSPERAEQRRSQRASVRLPGKFHGFGDALMRSYIDASRLDDYVLVQRVRDMTARLGAEVFLRQSGLERRDGHDVLAAYRDPLLIVCGANDRITPLAVSEEMHALVPHSQLVVVPDCGHLAPMEKPDDVSAAMRGWLLQG, via the coding sequence ATGACCGATCGCATCCCCCTGCTGCTGCTCCCCGGCCTGCTCAACGACGCCGAGCTGTGGCGCGCACAGCTGGCCGACCTGGCCGACATCGCCGATTGCACCGTGGGCGACCAGACCCGTGGCGAGACGCTGCAGGCGGTGGCCGAGGACGTACTGGCGCAGGCACCCGAGCGCTTCGCCCTGGCGGGTTTCTCGCTGGGGGGCTTCGTCGCCCAGCAGATCCTGCGCATCGCGCCCGAGCGCGTGCTGCAGCTGGCGCTGGTCGATACCTCGATCCATGCCGATTCGCCCGAACGTGCCGAACAGCGCCGCAGCCAGCGCGCCAGCGTGCGCCTGCCCGGCAAGTTCCATGGCTTTGGTGATGCGCTGATGCGCAGCTACATCGATGCGTCGCGGCTGGACGACTACGTGCTGGTACAGCGCGTGCGCGACATGACCGCGCGGCTGGGGGCCGAAGTGTTCCTGCGCCAGAGCGGGCTGGAACGGCGCGACGGCCATGACGTGCTGGCCGCGTACCGCGACCCGCTGCTGATCGTCTGCGGTGCCAACGATCGCATCACGCCGTTGGCGGTGAGCGAGGAAATGCACGCGCTGGTGCCGCACTCGCAGCTGGTGGTGGTGCCCGACTGCGGGCATCTGGCACCGATGGAAAAGCCGGACGACGTGAGTGCGGCGATGCGCGGCTGGTTGTTGCAGGGCTGA
- a CDS encoding MFS transporter — protein sequence MTRGIPLALLALTLGAFAIGTTEFVIVGLIPTIAADLHVSLPSAGLLVSLYALGVAIGAPVLTALTGRVPRKQLLVALMLMFTLGNVIAWMAPGYTSLIVARILTGLAHGVFFSIGSIIATAVVPKEKAASAIAIMFTGLTVALVTGVPLGTFIGQHLGWRATFLAVAGLGVVALLGALLFVPRNVPQSAPASFRQQLGVLAQPRLLLVYAMTALGYGGTFLAFTYLAPILQDVTGFSANAVSLVLLVYGVSVAIGNLWGGRLADRLGPVPALKRIFALLAIVLFVLTFTAYNTWLMLLTVLALGAVAFGNVPGLQVYVVKQAQRYAPQATDVASGLNIAAFNIGIALGASLGGLVVEHIGLMHTPWLGALVVVLAYALTVLSGRLDRRDGVDHRADGITVAAH from the coding sequence ATGACCCGTGGCATTCCCCTCGCCCTGCTGGCGCTGACCCTCGGCGCGTTCGCCATCGGCACCACCGAGTTCGTCATCGTCGGCCTGATCCCCACCATTGCCGCCGACCTCCACGTCAGCCTGCCCTCGGCCGGCCTGCTGGTCTCGCTGTACGCGCTGGGCGTGGCCATCGGCGCGCCGGTGCTGACCGCGCTGACCGGCCGCGTGCCGCGCAAGCAGCTGCTGGTGGCGCTGATGCTGATGTTCACCCTGGGCAACGTCATCGCCTGGATGGCGCCGGGCTACACCTCGCTGATCGTCGCCCGCATCCTCACCGGCCTGGCGCACGGCGTGTTCTTCTCCATCGGCTCGATCATCGCCACCGCGGTGGTGCCAAAGGAGAAAGCGGCCAGTGCGATCGCCATCATGTTCACCGGCCTGACCGTGGCCCTGGTGACCGGCGTGCCGCTGGGCACCTTCATTGGCCAGCACCTGGGCTGGCGCGCGACCTTCCTGGCCGTGGCCGGGCTGGGCGTGGTGGCCCTGCTGGGTGCGCTGCTGTTCGTGCCGCGCAACGTGCCGCAGAGCGCGCCGGCCAGCTTCCGCCAGCAGCTGGGCGTGCTGGCGCAGCCGCGCCTGCTGCTGGTCTATGCGATGACCGCGCTGGGCTATGGCGGTACGTTCCTGGCCTTCACCTATCTGGCGCCGATCCTGCAGGACGTCACCGGTTTCTCGGCCAACGCGGTCAGCCTGGTGCTGCTGGTGTACGGCGTGTCGGTGGCGATCGGCAACCTGTGGGGTGGCCGCCTGGCCGATCGCCTGGGCCCGGTGCCGGCGCTCAAGCGCATCTTCGCGCTGCTGGCCATCGTGCTGTTCGTGCTCACCTTCACCGCCTACAACACCTGGCTGATGCTGCTGACCGTGCTGGCCCTGGGCGCGGTGGCGTTCGGCAACGTGCCCGGCCTGCAGGTGTATGTGGTCAAGCAGGCGCAGCGCTATGCGCCGCAGGCCACCGACGTGGCCTCGGGCCTGAACATCGCCGCGTTCAACATCGGCATCGCCCTGGGTGCCTCGCTGGGTGGCCTGGTGGTGGAGCACATCGGCCTGATGCATACCCCGTGGCTGGGTGCGCTGGTGGTGGTGCTGGCCTATGCGCTGACCGTGCTCAGCGGCCGCCTGGACCGCCGCGATGGCGTTGACCACCGTGCCGATGGCATCACCGTGGCGGCACATTGA
- the mgtE gene encoding magnesium transporter — protein sequence MNQKQLLRPVADAAALAAPLANYNTADAVEFLNTLDLQRAAETLAALSLPRAVKMLEAPELHRSGELVAALPPARAAALLGLMADDRATDIVHELDEEERARLIPLLGSDARQAIQTLLSYPPNTAGALMTTEFVAVPATWTVAQTLQHIRQVERTRETVYAIYVLDPASQQLQQVVTMRRLITGLPEESILDVAQVNPPVTVDALLDQEEVARLIRRHDLLAIPVVDAQQHLLGIVTVDDVLDALIEESTEDAHKFGGMEALDKPYMQIGFFEMLRKRAGWLSVLFLGEMLTASAMQHYEDELARAVVLTLFIPLIMSSGGNSGSQATSLLIRSLALRELRLGDWWKVALREVPTGMVLGAILGCLAIVRIVIWQLGGLHDYGEHWILLAITIGAALVGIVTFGSLSGSMLPFILKRLGFDPASASAPFVATLVDVTGLVIYFSIAAMILHGTLL from the coding sequence ATGAACCAGAAGCAACTGCTGCGCCCGGTGGCCGATGCCGCCGCACTGGCGGCACCCCTGGCCAACTACAACACCGCCGATGCGGTGGAGTTCCTCAACACGCTCGACCTGCAGCGCGCCGCCGAAACGCTGGCTGCGCTGTCGCTGCCGCGCGCGGTGAAGATGCTCGAAGCGCCGGAACTGCACCGCAGTGGCGAGCTGGTGGCCGCACTGCCGCCGGCCCGCGCCGCCGCACTGCTGGGCCTGATGGCCGACGACCGTGCCACCGACATCGTCCACGAGCTGGACGAAGAGGAGCGTGCGCGGCTGATCCCGCTGCTGGGCAGCGACGCCCGCCAGGCCATCCAGACGCTGCTGAGCTACCCGCCCAACACCGCCGGCGCGTTGATGACCACCGAGTTCGTCGCCGTGCCCGCCACCTGGACCGTCGCCCAGACCCTGCAGCACATCCGCCAGGTCGAGCGCACCCGCGAGACCGTGTACGCCATCTACGTGCTCGACCCGGCCAGCCAGCAGCTGCAGCAGGTGGTGACCATGCGCCGGCTGATCACCGGCCTGCCGGAGGAGTCGATCCTCGACGTGGCCCAGGTCAACCCGCCGGTCACCGTCGATGCGCTGCTGGACCAGGAAGAAGTGGCGCGGCTGATCCGCCGCCACGACCTGCTGGCCATTCCGGTGGTGGACGCGCAGCAGCACTTGCTGGGCATCGTCACCGTCGATGACGTGCTCGATGCGCTCATCGAGGAATCGACCGAGGACGCGCACAAGTTCGGCGGCATGGAAGCGCTGGACAAGCCCTACATGCAGATCGGCTTCTTCGAGATGCTGCGCAAGCGCGCCGGCTGGCTGAGCGTGCTGTTCCTCGGCGAAATGCTCACTGCCAGCGCGATGCAGCACTACGAGGACGAACTGGCACGCGCGGTGGTGCTGACCCTGTTCATTCCGCTCATCATGAGCTCGGGCGGCAACTCCGGTTCGCAGGCCACCTCGCTGCTGATCCGCAGCCTGGCCCTGCGCGAGCTGCGCCTGGGCGACTGGTGGAAGGTGGCGCTGCGCGAAGTGCCCACCGGCATGGTGCTGGGCGCCATCCTCGGCTGCCTGGCCATCGTGCGCATCGTCATCTGGCAGCTGGGCGGCCTGCACGACTACGGCGAGCACTGGATCCTGCTGGCCATCACCATCGGCGCGGCGCTGGTGGGCATCGTCACCTTCGGTTCGCTGTCCGGCTCGATGCTGCCCTTCATCCTCAAGCGCCTGGGCTTCGACCCGGCCAGCGCCTCGGCCCCGTTCGTGGCCACCCTGGTGGACGTGACCGGCCTGGTGATCTATTTCAGCATCGCCGCGATGATCCTGCACGGCACCCTGTTGTAA
- a CDS encoding LysR family transcriptional regulator, protein MKTTLDEMQAFLAVIDSGSISAAAEQLGQTPSGVSRALGRLEEKLGTTLLTRTTRRLHLTAEGEAYLRHARAIIDAVESAEEQMAARRERPAGRLRVDAAMPFVLHVIAPLVASYRARYPEVQLELNSSERYIDLLERRTDLAIRIGPLADSTLHARALGRCRLQLVASPAYLAAHGEPSSVAALGQHTLLGFNEPESLNRWPLPGDADGQLLVRPDIAVSSGETLRRLAVEGVGITCLSDFVTDRDRAAGTLVPVLAAQTLDVYQPIHAVYYRNTAVSARISSFLDHLGEVMAQGDYLR, encoded by the coding sequence ATGAAGACCACCCTCGACGAAATGCAGGCCTTCCTGGCCGTCATCGACAGCGGCTCGATCAGCGCCGCCGCCGAACAGCTGGGACAGACCCCCTCCGGCGTCAGCCGCGCGCTGGGCCGGCTGGAGGAAAAGCTGGGCACCACCCTGCTGACCCGCACCACGCGCCGCCTGCACCTGACCGCCGAGGGCGAGGCCTACCTGCGCCACGCGCGGGCGATCATCGATGCGGTGGAATCGGCCGAAGAACAGATGGCCGCCCGCCGCGAGCGCCCGGCCGGACGGCTGCGCGTGGATGCGGCCATGCCCTTCGTGCTGCACGTGATCGCGCCGCTGGTGGCCAGCTATCGCGCGCGCTACCCGGAGGTGCAGCTGGAATTGAACAGCTCCGAGCGCTACATCGACCTGCTGGAACGGCGCACCGACCTGGCCATCCGCATCGGCCCGCTGGCCGACTCGACCCTGCATGCGCGCGCGCTGGGACGCTGCCGGCTGCAGCTGGTGGCCAGCCCGGCCTATCTTGCCGCGCACGGCGAACCGTCCAGCGTGGCCGCATTGGGCCAGCACACGCTGCTCGGTTTCAACGAACCGGAATCATTGAACCGCTGGCCGCTGCCGGGCGATGCCGACGGGCAGCTGCTGGTGCGTCCTGATATCGCCGTATCCAGCGGCGAAACCCTGCGCCGGCTGGCGGTGGAAGGCGTAGGCATCACCTGCCTGTCAGACTTCGTGACCGACCGCGATCGCGCCGCCGGCACGCTGGTGCCGGTGCTGGCCGCGCAGACGCTGGATGTCTACCAGCCGATCCACGCGGTGTATTACCGCAACACCGCGGTGTCGGCGCGCATCAGTTCGTTCCTGGATCACCTGGGCGAAGTGATGGCGCAGGGTGACTACCTGCGCTGA
- a CDS encoding methyl-accepting chemotaxis protein, producing MNASSRAPRLQSKLLGAVSVGLAIVLLCALAGLASAWLKLSTEVPAEVAHSRAAEHLQREFRGQVQEWKNVLLRGHDEALRQRHLQAFDDEGKRVETLASGLATSPDARTRDMAKAFSALHAQLQKDYHAALQAFAEAGYDPAAGDTLVRGKDRPVAAALDALGTHASQVAEAAVAARSQQARRTLVVCAVLTITAAVLLLAGLGWWLRRAVVQPVLAVEAAARAVAAGDLDHVVQVHSRDEIGRLAQAMQAVQGTLRDVLAAQAAMAQAHDAGTISHRMQAAAFPGAYGRMVADTNALVDAHIQVKMRAIAVMGRYAVGDLSQDMERLPGEKAVITEALDAVKHNLGAINGEIRRLAGAAAAGDFSQRGDTARFEHDFRAMVDGLNQLMQGTEQNLGEVSAMLRAIADGRLGARMHGDFQGVFARIASDANTTAAQLATIVTDIKHTSGNIHSAAAEIAAGNNDLSRRTEQQAANLEETAASMEELTSTVRQNAEHARQANQLAIGAHGVASQGGEVVGQVVATMGAIETSSRQIAAIISVIDGIAFQTNILALNAAVEAARAGEQGRGFAVVASEVRTLAQRSAAAAKEIKTLIEASVEQVGHGAQRVRQAGDTMAEIVASVQRVTDIMAEISAASQEQSAGIEQVSQTVIQMDGTTQQNAALVEEASAAARSLEQQADRLIEAVDVFDLSSAATTQGGFARAA from the coding sequence ATGAACGCCTCCTCCCGTGCGCCGCGGCTGCAGTCGAAGCTGCTTGGTGCTGTATCCGTCGGCCTGGCCATCGTCCTGCTGTGCGCCCTCGCGGGCCTGGCATCGGCGTGGCTGAAGCTGTCCACCGAAGTGCCCGCGGAGGTCGCCCACAGCCGCGCTGCCGAGCACCTGCAGCGTGAGTTTCGCGGGCAGGTGCAGGAATGGAAGAACGTGCTGCTGCGCGGCCACGACGAGGCGCTGCGCCAGCGCCACCTGCAGGCCTTCGATGACGAAGGCAAGCGTGTGGAGACTTTGGCCAGCGGCCTGGCCACCAGCCCCGATGCGCGCACCCGCGACATGGCGAAGGCCTTCAGCGCCCTGCACGCGCAGCTGCAGAAGGACTACCACGCTGCCCTGCAGGCCTTTGCCGAAGCCGGCTACGACCCTGCCGCCGGTGACACGCTGGTACGCGGCAAGGATCGTCCGGTGGCGGCGGCGCTGGATGCGCTGGGCACGCACGCCTCGCAGGTGGCCGAAGCCGCGGTGGCCGCGCGTTCGCAGCAGGCGCGGCGCACGCTGGTGGTGTGCGCGGTGCTGACCATCACCGCAGCAGTGCTGTTGCTGGCCGGCCTGGGCTGGTGGCTGCGGCGTGCAGTGGTGCAACCGGTGCTGGCGGTGGAAGCCGCCGCGCGCGCGGTGGCCGCCGGTGACCTGGACCATGTGGTGCAGGTGCACAGCCGCGATGAGATCGGCCGCCTGGCGCAGGCCATGCAGGCCGTGCAGGGCACCCTGCGCGACGTGCTTGCCGCACAGGCGGCGATGGCGCAGGCACACGACGCCGGCACCATCAGCCACCGCATGCAGGCCGCCGCGTTCCCCGGCGCGTACGGGCGCATGGTGGCCGACACCAACGCGCTGGTCGACGCACACATCCAGGTGAAGATGCGCGCGATCGCGGTCATGGGCCGCTATGCGGTGGGCGACCTCAGCCAGGACATGGAACGCCTGCCGGGCGAGAAGGCGGTGATCACCGAGGCGCTGGATGCGGTCAAGCACAATCTCGGCGCGATCAACGGCGAGATCCGCCGCCTGGCCGGTGCTGCGGCGGCCGGCGATTTCAGCCAGCGCGGCGACACCGCACGTTTCGAGCATGACTTCCGCGCGATGGTCGATGGCCTGAACCAGCTGATGCAGGGAACCGAACAGAACCTGGGCGAGGTATCGGCGATGCTGCGGGCGATTGCCGATGGCCGCCTGGGCGCACGCATGCACGGCGATTTCCAGGGCGTGTTCGCGCGCATCGCCAGCGATGCCAACACCACCGCAGCGCAGCTGGCGACCATTGTTACCGACATCAAGCACACCTCGGGCAACATCCATTCGGCTGCCGCCGAGATTGCTGCTGGCAACAACGATCTGTCGCGCCGCACCGAACAGCAGGCGGCCAACCTGGAAGAAACGGCTGCGTCGATGGAGGAACTGACCTCCACCGTGCGCCAGAATGCCGAGCACGCGCGCCAGGCCAACCAGCTCGCGATCGGCGCGCATGGCGTGGCCTCGCAGGGCGGTGAAGTGGTCGGCCAGGTGGTGGCGACCATGGGCGCGATCGAGACGTCCTCGCGGCAGATCGCGGCGATCATCAGCGTCATCGATGGCATCGCGTTCCAGACCAACATCCTGGCATTGAACGCAGCCGTGGAAGCGGCGCGTGCCGGCGAACAGGGCCGTGGCTTCGCGGTGGTGGCCAGCGAGGTGCGCACCCTGGCGCAGCGGTCGGCGGCGGCCGCCAAGGAGATCAAGACCTTGATCGAAGCCTCGGTGGAACAGGTCGGCCACGGCGCCCAGCGCGTACGCCAGGCGGGGGACACGATGGCCGAGATCGTGGCGTCGGTGCAGCGCGTGACCGACATCATGGCCGAGATTTCCGCAGCGTCACAGGAACAGAGCGCGGGCATCGAGCAGGTCAGCCAGACCGTCATCCAGATGGATGGCACCACCCAGCAGAACGCGGCGCTGGTGGAAGAAGCCAGTGCGGCCGCGCGCAGCCTGGAGCAGCAGGCGGATCGCTTGATTGAAGCGGTGGATGTATTTGATCTGTCGAGTGCGGCGACGACGCAGGGCGGCTTCGCGCGCGCGGCATGA